The following is a genomic window from Rhodospirillaceae bacterium.
CACCTCCTTGCCCAATGTTAAATCCGCGTGACCCACGATGCCCGCACATAATTGACGGGCATCACTGACATTCTCAGCACTTTCGTTTGCCACGCGATTAACAAACTCCGTCTCCCCGACAGGCCTTAGATGTTGTGGACCCGAATCCCGATAGAAAGCAGAGCACTCCACAAATACCGTTGCTAAAATATTATGGCCGGAATCTAAATCCAGGGTTAGCTCCTCTGCCATGTATGGCTTATCCACGTAACTATTTCCCGTGTTCCACAAATGGTGGTGTGGATCGATAATAGGCAATTCTGGCTCAATTGCTTCCTCTACAACCTGTTCAAGCCATTCTTCATTTATCGGCATTTAGTCTCTCCCACTGTAACCTGCAGAAATTTGGAATCGTCCTAAAATATACCAGAATATTTTAAGTGCCCTACAACAAATGAATTTAATTTTTAACCTACTTCAACTTAAAAGACGCTATAATTAAGGCAAGGACGAAGCAAAATTAAATTCAGCCCGTAACAAATAATATGAATTGAGCGTAATGCGACCTCCGCACATTATATTACTATCTCTTATAGTTCCACTTTGCTTAGCTGGCTTTAGCTCCCCAGCAACCAGCGATTCTATTTTGAATAAGCAACACGCAAGAAAGATCTTTGGAATGACAAAATTCCAATGGAATAAAAGTGTTATGGAGCTAACAGAAAAGGGAGCGGTTGAGAGCACTGTAAACACTTCCGGAACATATGTGATGCAACTGCGCTACACCAATGACGCTTATTTGTACGTAACCCCAAAATACAGCTCAGACCAAGATCTCCCTGATAATATAGCCGTGACCCTAGCAATGCCCCCTTCGATGGCTTTAATGTTTGACCGAGCCGACATCCAAAAGATAGCAACGAAAACACAAGAAGGTATGCTTCCGGAATTTGGTGTATCCATGACCCATCAAAGCGTTACAGGAGGAGTTGCTTTGTTCTTTGTTATTGTGGCACATTAGCCTGCAATCACTAAAATCAACCAGTGCCTTAGAGAAGAGGACTATAATGGCAAAACTTAGGGTTATCCTGCAAACGTCTGCAACCGCAGGAATTTTTTCTCTGTTAAGTTCCATTCTTTTCGCTAATTCTGGTAACGCGGGTCAGGCCTTGGATCCGCTAGCTAGTGAAAAATGGCTGGATCTACAGGAAGAATACCTTGGGGACACGGCGGTTGAGTTTGACTCAAGAATCACCCTTTTGCTCCCACCAGAAATTGAGAATAGCCACGAAGTTCCCTTAACCGTTATGATTCCACGGACACTTGGACCGGCCAAAGAGGTCATTATTCTGGCTGAGAATAATCCAATACAGCAGGTTTTGCGGTTACACTTACATCGCCCAGTACATTCGCTCAGCCTAACAATGAGGCTGGAAACCTCCACTCCGGTGCGAGCCGCAATTTTGCTTGCTGACGGAAAATGGCTCGTAGGGTCACAACTAGCCCACGTTCTCAGCCCGGGCGGGTGCTCAGCCCCTGGGGGCAATTCTGGCGGTGAAGTAGCCCAAGTGGGAGAAATAGCGCTCAAGCAGTTTGAAAATGGCGGTATATACAAAAACGACAGGCTCAAATTCCGGATCACACACCCTATGGACACAGGCCTTGTAACTGATGCTAGTGGAGAGTCTATCCCAGCATACTATATCGACAGGATCAGCATTCACGATGAATCAGGTTTATTACTCGAGTTCGATACCCAGGCAGCCATGTCAGCCGACCCAGTAGTGACTATTGATGTTCCTGAACTCCAGCAAAACATAAGGGTGATGGCTAGTGATAGCATGGGCCTGGAGTTTGACTCAGGAGAGATCTCCACTGCGAGATGAGCTCCTGCAAATCACTAATATCTTTTTTCGTGACAGCAGCACTCTTCGGGCTATCACATTCTTCCGATGTAAAAGCTGAAACCACTCGATACAAACTAGAGGCAGACATGATAGCCCCTGACGTCTTCGTATTTTGGGGCAAACAAGAATCATTTTCTCGAGAAAATGGGGCAAATATTGTCAATACAGGTTTTATTGTTGGAAAAGAAGCAATTCTTGCGATTGATACTGGACCGACGAGACTGTATGCCAAGGAGATGATAGAAGCCATCAAGGCTGCCTCTCCCATTCCCATCCGTTACGCAGTTGTCACCCATCACCATGGCGATCACGCTTTTGGAATACATACTTTTAAGAAAAACAACATCAATGTCGTAATGCACCCCAGGGCTAAAAATCTCCTTGCTGAAGAGGGAAACATTTTACTTGGGTATCTGGAAAACTTGATAGGCTTAGACTGGACAGGCGGAACGGAGGTAGATTTACCCACATCGCTATTAGAAAAAAAACATATGATCGACTTAGGACAAAGACCGGTCCTAATTATTCCTTACGAGGGTGGTCACACCCCCGGTGATTTGGTTATTTATGACGTCACCACCAAAACACTATTTGCTGGTGACTTGGTTTTTAACGGAAGAGCCGCGACTATACCACACGCGGATATTTCCACCTGGATCGATCACCTGGACACACTGGAAAAACAAGATTGGGAGTATCTTATTCCAGGTCACGGGCCTCTGCTATCAAAGAACCAGGCACTCGACAGCACCCGAACATATCTCGCCTTTCTCCAGGAAACTGCACGCGAAGCTATCGCCAGAGGAACGACTCTAGCCGAAATTATGACAACTGTAATCCCAAGCCCATTTGACCAATTAGCGACAGTAAATAGCGAATTCTTGCGGTCAATGACAACACTGTTTCGTCAACTCGAAGATGAGCAGTTCAATTCANCCCCGCCNAACAACTAACGCGCTTAATATTAAGCTTGGACAAACGAGTTTGCTTTATCGCGCTCCTCGGGTTTAAGGCGAAACACAGAACTAATTGCAACGAACACAACAATATTTGCAACCAAGCCAAGTAAACCGGCGTGTAGATCAAATGGTCTTACGTCCGCCACGAGTTGGAAATAAAAGTTTACACCAATACCAATAATCAGACCTGCAATAGCCCCCCATCGGTTAGAACGGCGCCAAAATAGAGCCCCATACACAACTGGGGCAAACTGCACAATGGAGCCGTAGGCGCCGAGAAGTAGATCGATTAATCCTTCGTTTCCAAAAATTGCCAGGTAATAGGCTGCGGTTCCCACCAGAATAACACCCACCCGCATGATCATTAATTGGGCTCGTTCCGTAAGCTTAGGCACCAATGGTACAGCCACATCCCTGCCCAATGAAACTGAGGCACCATGGGTAATAGCATCTGCAGACGACATTGCCGCCGCCAAGGCTCCTGCCCCGATCAAGCCATATACAAGTCCTGANCCCCCTAATTCATGGGTAATAAGATACGGGAGAACTTGATCAGATTTTTCAATTGCTTCTGGAGGAACAACACCTATTGCGGAAAATCCAATTAACAGAACCGGTACTAAAAACAACGCAAAAATAGGATATGCAATAACGGTTAACTTAATTCGACGCTCCGTTGTTGTGTATGACTTGGTAAACAAATGGGGCCACATCAGAAAACCTATCATTGAAACAATTATGGCGCTGGAATACGCGTTAATTGACATCGACGAACCAGTGCTACCAATAATGAAGAAATCTTCTGATTTAATACTGAGGACATTGTCAAACATTGGCCCAATCCCTCCATGCAAATGGAGGACCAGGTAAACACAAAGCACCCACGCAACCANAAGCATCAGAATAGCCTGCAAAACATCACTCCAGGCAGCACCTCGTACCCCACTAGTGATTACATACATTACGACTATTCCGTATGATAAAAGCGCCCCAAACCAGAATGGAATATGGCCTTCCGTAAGTACGTTGAATACGTACGCCATTCCCTTGATTTGCAGAGTTAAGTATTGAATAAATGCCAATACGGCAACGATCCCAACAAGAACCACAAGTAATTTTGAGTCATATCGGTGTCTTAATAAATCGCCCATTGTGAAGTAATTGTTCTTGGCACCAAGCCTAGCGACTTTTGGACCCACTACATACCAGGGTAGGAGACCTAAAGCAGCGTAGGCCAAAATATAGAAGGACGCTGCACCCTTGGAATATGCCCACCCAGGACCACCAAGAAAGGCAAAAGCCGAAAATATAGTTCCACCCATCAAGAACCACATGACAAAGAGCCCTAGNCCTCTGTCGGCCACGGCATATTCAGAAACTGAGAAAAAAGATTTCCCCCGTCCAGCAGCAAGACCAAGGCCAAATGCCAAAACCAAGTATGCTGACATTGATACAATCGCTATAACCCAGGTATCCATCTAATTAGCCCCCCTCTTCTCCTCGCTTAAAAAGAAAGCAACTAGAACAACAAACTCCACACCAATCCAAAAAATCACCCAAATCATGGAAAANGGCATCCCTAACACGCGTGGTTCCACACGGTTGGCTAAGCCAAATATTGGAAAAATCATAACTAACGCAATGAAGACGGCGAAAATTATAAAACAGAGTTTGTTGCGCCCCGTTGGGCTCATGCCTGCGACCTCAACTGGCTGTTTCATAATCTCCCCCTTTAGTCCTTTTTGATTAACAAATGCAGTTGCTATTGATTATCAGAANTAGTCTTCCCCGATTTTCTTAAGGTGTCTCTCAANAANACCAAACCAGCCTCAGCAAAAGCCCACATATTCGCTTCNCGCTCCGAAGANTCATTTTCGATGGTCAGNACCCTCTTCGTTGGGCCAAAAACNGCGAAGCAGCTATGACCTGGATTATCACCATAGGAATTACCACTCGGCCCAGCCGCCCCAGTCTCCGAGAGTCCCCAAGTTGCCTTCAGGCGCATGCACATTGTCTCAGCTAACCAAGCAGCATAGGGCTCAGAAGCCGAACGAAGGCCCG
Proteins encoded in this region:
- a CDS encoding sodium:solute symporter, with translation MDTWVIAIVSMSAYLVLAFGLGLAAGRGKSFFSVSEYAVADRGLGLFVMWFLMGGTIFSAFAFLGGPGWAYSKGAASFYILAYAALGLLPWYVVGPKVARLGAKNNYFTMGDLLRHRYDSKLLVVLVGIVAVLAFIQYLTLQIKGMAYVFNVLTEGHIPFWFGALLSYGIVVMYVITSGVRGAAWSDVLQAILMLXVAWVLCVYLVLHLHGGIGPMFDNVLSIKSEDFFIIGSTGSSMSINAYSSAIIVSMIGFLMWPHLFTKSYTTTERRIKLTVIAYPIFALFLVPVLLIGFSAIGVVPPEAIEKSDQVLPYLITHELGGSGLVYGLIGAGALAAAMSSADAITHGASVSLGRDVAVPLVPKLTERAQLMIMRVGVILVGTAAYYLAIFGNEGLIDLLLGAYGSIVQFAPVVYGALFWRRSNRWGAIAGLIIGIGVNFYFQLVADVRPFDLHAGLLGLVANIVVFVAISSVFRLKPEERDKANSFVQA
- a CDS encoding MBL fold metallo-hydrolase is translated as MSSCKSLISFFVTAALFGLSHSSDVKAETTRYKLEADMIAPDVFVFWGKQESFSRENGANIVNTGFIVGKEAILAIDTGPTRLYAKEMIEAIKAASPIPIRYAVVTHHHGDHAFGIHTFKKNNINVVMHPRAKNLLAEEGNILLGYLENLIGLDWTGGTEVDLPTSLLEKKHMIDLGQRPVLIIPYEGGHTPGDLVIYDVTTKTLFAGDLVFNGRAATIPHADISTWIDHLDTLEKQDWEYLIPGHGPLLSKNQALDSTRTYLAFLQETAREAIARGTTLAEIMTTVIPSPFDQLATVNSEFLRSMTTLFRQLEDEQFNSXPPNN
- a CDS encoding damage-inducible protein; the protein is MQANNLTEISADIATILVDKEQTLCVAESSSGGLISASLLAVPGASAFFLGGGVIYTRVARKAFLPSEGKSLSGLRSASEPYAAWLAETMCMRLKATWGLSETGAAGPSGNSYGDNPGHSCFAVFGPTKRVLTIENXSSEREANMWAFAEAGLVXLRDTLRKSGKTXSDNQ
- a CDS encoding quinoprotein dehydrogenase-associated SoxYZ-like carrier; amino-acid sequence: MAKLRVILQTSATAGIFSLLSSILFANSGNAGQALDPLASEKWLDLQEEYLGDTAVEFDSRITLLLPPEIENSHEVPLTVMIPRTLGPAKEVIILAENNPIQQVLRLHLHRPVHSLSLTMRLETSTPVRAAILLADGKWLVGSQLAHVLSPGGCSAPGGNSGGEVAQVGEIALKQFENGGIYKNDRLKFRITHPMDTGLVTDASGESIPAYYIDRISIHDESGLLLEFDTQAAMSADPVVTIDVPELQQNIRVMASDSMGLEFDSGEISTAR